GCCTTCGGCCTCGGCCTGACTGCGCACCTTCATCGAGCCCGGCACCACGAGCATCCGCACGCCGCCCGCGACCGTGCGGCCTCGGATGACCTCGGCGGCGGCCCGCAGGTCCTCGATCCGACCGTTGGTGCAGGAGCCGAGGAACACGGTGTCGACCGGGATCTCCCGCAGCGGAGTGCCGGGTTCCAGCCCCATGTAGGTCAGGGCCTTCTCGGCCGCGAACCGCTCGTTCTCGTCGGCGATGGCCTCGGGGTCGGGAACCGAGGCGGACAACGGCAGCCCCTGTCCCGGGTTGGTGCCCCAGGTGACGAAGGGCGCGAGGGAGTCGGCGTCGATGACCACCTCGGCGTCGAATTCGGCGTCGGGGTCGGTGCGCAGCGTGCGCCAGTACTCGACGGCCTCGTCCCACTCGGCGCCCTGCGGCGCGTGCGGCCGGTCCTTGAGATAGGCGAAGGTGGTCTCGTCCGGCGCGATGAGCCCCGCTCGCGCGCCCGCCTCGATGGACATGTTGCAGACCGTCATCCTGGCCTCCATCGACAGCGCCTCGATCGCGCTGCCCCGGTACTCCAGGACGTATCCCTGACCGCCGCCGGTGCCGATCCGGGCGATCACGGCGAGGATGACGTCCTTGCTCGTGACGCCGGGGCGCAGGGTTCCGTTGATGGTGACGGCCATCGTCTTGAACGGGCGCAGCGGCAGCGTCTGCGTGGCGAGGACGTGCTCGACCTCCGAGGTGCCGATGCCCAGCGCGATCGAGCCGAAGGCGCCGTGCGTCGAGGTGTGGCTGTCGCCGCAGACGACCGTCATGCCGGGTTGGGTGAGCCCGAGCTGCGGTCCCACCACGTGGACGATGCCCTGTTCGTCGTCGCCCATCGAGTGCAGTCGGACGCCGAACTCCGCGCAGTTGCGGCGCAGGGTGTCGACCTGGGTACGCGACACGAGATCGGCGATCGGCTGGTCGATGTCGGTGGTGGGGACGTTGTGGTCCTCGGTGGCGATCGTCAGGTCCGGCCTGCGGACCGGGCGGTTCGCGAGCCGCAGCCCGTCGAAGGCCTGCGGGCTGGTCACCTCGTGCACGAGGTGCAGGTCGATGTAGAGCAGATCCGGCTCGTCACCACTGCCCTGCCGCACGACGTGCGCGTCCCACACCTTCTCCGCGAGTGTGCGAGCCATCGCTCCTCCCCATCGAGGTCTCTGTCCCACCATCTGGACATCCCAGATCGCG
This genomic stretch from Actinoalloteichus hoggarensis harbors:
- the leuC gene encoding 3-isopropylmalate dehydratase large subunit, whose protein sequence is MARTLAEKVWDAHVVRQGSGDEPDLLYIDLHLVHEVTSPQAFDGLRLANRPVRRPDLTIATEDHNVPTTDIDQPIADLVSRTQVDTLRRNCAEFGVRLHSMGDDEQGIVHVVGPQLGLTQPGMTVVCGDSHTSTHGAFGSIALGIGTSEVEHVLATQTLPLRPFKTMAVTINGTLRPGVTSKDVILAVIARIGTGGGQGYVLEYRGSAIEALSMEARMTVCNMSIEAGARAGLIAPDETTFAYLKDRPHAPQGAEWDEAVEYWRTLRTDPDAEFDAEVVIDADSLAPFVTWGTNPGQGLPLSASVPDPEAIADENERFAAEKALTYMGLEPGTPLREIPVDTVFLGSCTNGRIEDLRAAAEVIRGRTVAGGVRMLVVPGSMKVRSQAEAEGLHEVFATAGAEWRSAGCSMCLGMNPDQLKPGERSASTSNRNFEGRQGRGGRTHLVSPLVAAATAVRGTLSSPEDLN